In Topomyia yanbarensis strain Yona2022 chromosome 2, ASM3024719v1, whole genome shotgun sequence, one DNA window encodes the following:
- the LOC131680786 gene encoding uncharacterized protein LOC131680786 gives MCLFASHRTNKVKKKHFPTLMMLSTLTAHALLHAGSALPWPGEVAPNGSNQIRKLHDGYPIHRKKLTDCRPSIEAFLPGKSLHQSAAVGHRELGRERLDTGSGSHTSSSFSPNYQHNGGVSRNQDALEKCSLVLTAFVCWLDAKMRSPENFRRCGLFFESVSRCQMSKSWRSLWGR, from the exons ATGTGCCTCTTCGCGTCGCATAGGACGAATAAAGtcaaaaagaaacattttcccACGCTGATGATGCTTTCAACTTTAACCGCACACGCGCTACTGCATGCCGGTAGTGCGTTACCCTGGCCGGGAGAGGTTGCACCGAATGGGTCAAACCAGATCAGAAAGTTACACGATGGTT ATCCCATACATCGGAAGAAGCTAACTGATTGTCGGCCAAGTATTGAAGCTTTTCTTCCGGGAAAATCTTTGCACCAATCAGCAGCAGTTGGCCACCGGGAACTGGGCCGTGAGCGACTGGATACTGGATCTGGGTCCCACACCAGTTCATCGTTTTCACCAAACTACCAACATAATGGTGGTGTATCCAGGAATCAGGATGCGCTCGAAAAGTGCAGTCTTGTTTTGACGGCTTTTGTGTGTTGGCTGGATGCAAAAATGCGCTCACCGGAGAATTTCCGCCGCTGCGGATTGTTTTTTGAGAGTGTGAGTAGGTGCCAAATGAGCAAGAGCTGGCGCTCCTTGTGGGGACGTTGA